One window of the Salvia splendens isolate huo1 chromosome 1, SspV2, whole genome shotgun sequence genome contains the following:
- the LOC121756424 gene encoding uncharacterized protein LOC121756424 yields the protein MKIRNIFITCLWLGLASADTLQNSDFELPPTDWNETSSAFFQLNGSSIPGWTHDGAVQYVTAGGELSLPRNGHAILLQEDGKINQAFVANGEEMQYLLTFTLGRRAQNCTANASLVVSAPDSSAQFSLTLKYGKESWEVYGLHLGSWGGGESVNLVIESQDIDAEPETTCWPVVDAVMLSTVGSLKQGDDNLLPNGGFELGPAFPDFPNDGVLLDSEPSLIESALQQWTVTGTVKYIDAKNFFVPEGKAAVEIVSGVSAGVQTAKQLDQGSDYNLEFMLGDANNSCSGVLVVGVAAGSSAQNFTIQSNGTGSAKKYAMTFKGAGPSPTSISFHSYTTTQRDDGVFCGPVVDAVVLKVSSGHKTYTQFSFLMTVLLATVLKLGKLI from the exons ATGAAGATAAGGAATATTTTCATCACATGCTTATGGTTAGGTTTAGCTTCAGCAG ATACTCTGCAGAATTCGGATTTCGAACTCCCACCAACTGACTGGAACGAAACATCCTCCGCGTTCTTTCAACTGAACGGCAGTAGCATCCCAGGGTGGACACACGACGGCGCAGTGCAGTATGTCACGGCTGGAGGTGAGCTGTCGCTGCCGAGAAACGGGCATGCTATACTGCTGCAGGAAGATGGCAAGATCAACCAAGCTTTTGTGGCTAATGGGGAGGAAATGCAGTACCTTTTAACGTTCACTTTGGGGAGGAGGGCTCAGAACTGCACTGCCAATGCGAGCCTTGTGGTTTCCGCGCCGGATAGCTCTGCTCAGTTTTCGTTGACGCTGAAGTATGGGAAAGAGTCATGGGAGGTTTATGGGCTTCATTTGGGGAGCTGGGGAGGTGGAGAGTCTGTAAACTTGGTTATAGAAAGTCAGGATATTGATGCAGAACCCGAAACCACGTGTTGGCCCGTTGTCGACGCGGTTATGTTGAGCACTGTGGGATCACTCAAGCAAGGGGATG ATAATCTGCTGCCAAATGGTGGATTCGAGCTCGGGCCAGCGTTCCCAGATTTTCCCAATGATGGAGTTCTATTGGATTCAGAACCAAGTCTGATTGAATCTGCTCTGCAGCAATGGACGGTAACAGGAACTGTTAAATACATAGACGCAAAAAACTTCTTTGTCCCAGAAGGAAAGGCTGCTGTTGAGATCGTATCAGGAGTCTCTGCAGGGGTGCAAACAGCTAAACAACTCGACCAAGGATCAGATTACAACTTGGAATTCATGCTGGGAGATGCAAACAACTCTTGCTCAGGAGTTCTTGTAGTAGGGGTTGCAGCAGGATCATCAGCGCAGAATTTCACTATCCAGAGCAACGGGACTGGTTCAGCCAAGAAATATGCAATGACATTCAAGGGTGCTGGGCCAAGTCCAACCTCAATAAGCTTCCATAGCTACACAACCACACAGAGAGACGATGGTGTATTCTGTGGCCCTGTCGTTGATGCTGTAGTTCTAAAAGTTTCTAGTGGACACAAAACATATACGCAATTTTCCTTCCTAATGACTGTGCTACTTGCAACAGTTCTGAAATTAGGCAAGCTAATATAG
- the LOC121756434 gene encoding protein SMG9-like has translation MAGSGGGNPNTTPKILLAKPGLVAAGKLHRGGGGADEDAAALRSRLPSVGSLNLLSDSRDFQIDRFLPFLTDNTEFTVVGVIGPPGVGKSTILNEIYGFDSSSPGMLPPFGVESEETRVMARHSTVGIEPRVSSERIILLDTQPVFSPSVLAEMIRPDGSSTISVISGESLSAELAHEMMSIQLGVLLASVCHIVIVVSEGVHDASMWRLMMTVNLLKHGIPDPSSTALSHPQSSDKEAANKPLVESGEEYMAAHIFVHTRVRDHDNTPQHSQALQKALAQCFGTSPSVSEGQDAARGAQHKKLFLVPAKGKDGSSRPLYESYASALWKVRDQVLSMTTSSFSRTVSEREWLKNSGKVWELIKNSPTIADYCATLQTSGFYRK, from the exons ATGGCGGGAAGCGGCGGCGGGAACCCTAACACAACCCCCAAAATACTGCTAGCAAAGCCCGGCCTTGTCGCCGCCGGCAAATTACatcgaggcggcggcggagccgATGAGGACGCCGCGGCGCTCCGCTCTCGCCTCCCCTCTGTTGGGTCTCTGAATCTCCTGTCCGATTCCCGGGATTTTCAGATTGATCGATTTTTACCG TTTTTGACGGACAACACTGAGTTTACCGTGGTGGGTGTGATTGGCCCACCGGGTGTGGGGAAATCAACCATTTTGAATGAAATTTATGGCTTTGATTCTTCCTCTCCAG GAATGCTGCCTCCTTTTGGCGTGGAATCGGAGGAAACAAGGGTGATGGCTAGGCATTCGACAGTAGGAATCGAGCCCAGGGTCTCCTCCGAAAGGATCATACTTCTCGATACACAG CCCGTATTTAGTCCCTCGGTTTTAGCAGAGATGATTAGGCCCGATGGGTCATCCACAATCTCAGTAATAAGTGGCGAATCATTATCCGCAGAGCTAGCTCATGAGATGATGAGCATACAG CTTGGCGTTCTGCTTGCATCTGTTTGTCATATTGTCATCGTGGTATCCGAGGGAGTTCACGATGCCAGCATGTGGCGCTTGATGATGACG GTGAATCTATTAAAACACGGCATACCCGATCCGTCTTCCACAGCACTGTCTCATCCACAGAGCTCCGACAAAGAAGCTGCTAACAAGCCTCTGGTGGAGAGCGGAGAAGAATACATGGCTGCTCACATTTTTGTGCACACGAGGGTCCGCGACCACGACAACACTCCACAGCACTCTCAGGCGCTGCAGAAAGCCCTCGCACAGTGCTTTGGCACGTCCCCGTCTGTGAGTGAAGGCCAAGATGCCGCGAGAGGTGCTCAGCACAAGAAACTGTTTCTTGTCCCGGCCAAGGGTAAAGATGGCTCGTCTAGGCCGCTCTACGAAAGCTATGCATCTGCCCTTTGGAAAGTGAGGGATCAG GTGTTGTCGATGACCACGTCGTCGTTTTCACGGACGGTTTCGGAGCGTGAGTGGCTGAAGAACTCCGGCAAGGTATGGGAGCTGATCAAGAATTCTCCAACTATTGCAGATTATTGCGCTACGCTTCAAACATCTGGTTTCTATAGGAAATAG
- the LOC121756444 gene encoding protease HtpX homolog isoform X1 → MAAVSLSSLNFSVKLSPISFCYSAADRPLITFSAGFKLNQLKRERRSGNFFCRAASSVAIRDLDADDIRHPLDRQNTLILKAIPGLNEIGKALLGSVTEQVMLLENIGTSVLVSKNQLPELHELMIEAASMLNLEAPDLYLRQSPVPNAYTLAISGKKPFVVVHTSLVELLSRKELQAVLAHELGHLKCDHGVWLTFANILTVGAYSVPGLGGFIAQQLEEQLFRWLRAAELTCDRAALLVARDPKVVISVLMKLAGGCPSMADQLNVDAFLEQARSYEKASSSPVGWYIRNAQTKQLSHPLPVLRAHEIDEWSRSQEYQSLVKRVKWSNSV, encoded by the exons ATGGCTGCCgtttctctctcttccctcAACTTCTCGGTGAAGCTCTCCCCGATTAGCTTCTGCTATAGCGCCGCAGATAGGCCGCTAATCACCTTTTCCGCCGGATTTAAGCTGAATCAGCTGAAGCGTGAGCGGCGAAGTGGTAATTTCTTCTGTAGAGCTGCTTCGTCCGTTGCTATTCGCGACCTTGATGCGGATGATATCAGACATCCTCTCGATCGACAA AATACGCTGATTTTGAAAGCGATTCCGGGATTAAATGAAATCGGAAAAGCTTTATTAG GATCTGTCACTGAGCAAGTCATGCTTCTGGAGAATATAGGGACATCTGTTCTTGTTTCCAAGAATCAG CTTCCTGAACTACACGAGTTGATGATAGAAGCTGCCAGTATGCTCAACCTTGAGGCACCAGACCTTTATTTACGCCAAAGCCCTGTCCCTAATGCATACACTTTGGCTATCAGTGGGAAGAAACCTTTTGTTGTTGTTCATACAAGCTTAGTGGAACTTTTGTCGAGAAAGGAGTTGCAG GCTGTTCTGGCTCATGAGTTGGGTCATCTCAAGTGTGACCATGGTGTATGGCTTACATTTGCTAATATTCTTACTGTTGGAGCATATTCTGTACCTG GTCTGGGTGGTTTTATTGCTCAACAATTAGAAGAACAGCTTTTCCGTTGGCTTCGGGCAGCAGAACTTACTTGTGATAGGGCAGCTCTTCTGGTTGCTCGGGATCCAAAG GTGGTCATATCTGTCCTGATGAAACTAGCTGGCGGCTGCCCCTCAATGGCTGATCAGTTAAATGTGGATGCATTCTTGGAGCAAGCACGATCTTATGAAAAGGCGTCTTCTAGCCCAGTTGGGTGGTATATAAG AAATGCTCAAACGAAGCAACTTTCCCATCCTCTTCCTGTTCTCCGCGCACATGAGATTGATGAATGGTCTAGAAGTCAAGAGTACCAATCTTTGGTTAAGCGCGTGAAGTGGAGTAACTCTGTGTAA
- the LOC121756414 gene encoding ATPase family AAA domain-containing protein FIGL1-like → MAGNATMAAAEASKPKVDGEPEVCWRKEVDQNLKRLQSLLFGADVALEKGDFGSAQALSLALIGFLDSHSRSSVDEAFIRPIRREAVSRLGSARTASIPDSDRQAFAQAGKDIGPIFRNKAGVDLEKIKQSRYFRSLSQESCERTAYGLRKESAKQEGVKASKTLVQSKLTSLYGNGYKETNPNFMKDKHSEDCVVIEKNYSSHNFRQNHSMSPITIAEDGEGAYGVNFRTKRLHRESSSPRIENVKSPSCEEADVDAPGKGFVTARAKLEMEARQNRGLNGSPSASISPQTDAGTQRGYGARSYNYTRRGVRGNFVPPIRSNGNNTGNTTSRNAGKNEDALDDSTKRCMELLCGPDGQLPEKLRNLEPRLIEHVSNEIMDRDPNVRWEDIAGLDHAKKCVTEMVIWPLLRPDIFKGCRSPGRGLLLFGPPGTGKTMIGKAIAGEAKATFFYISASSLTSKWIGEGEKLVRALFGVASCRQPAVIFVDEIDSLLSQRKSEGEHESSRRLKTQFLIEMEGFDSGSEQILLIGATNRPQELDEAARRRLTKRLYIPLPTTEARSWIIKNLLEKDGLFNLSNEDTDTICRLTEGYSGSDMKNLVKDASMGPLREALKQGIEITKLKKEDMRPVNLQDFEKALQEVRPSVSLNELGTYVKWNEQFGSLSL, encoded by the exons atggcGGGAAATGCGACGATGGCTGCCGCGGAGGCGTCCAAACCGAAGGTCGACGGCGAACCGGAGGTGTGCTGGAGGAAAGAAGTAGATCAGAACCTCAAGCGGCTGCAATCGCTTCTATTTGGCGCGGACGTGGCTCTGGAGAAGGGAGATTTTGGCTCGGCGCAAGCGCTGTCCCTCGCGCTCATCGGCTTCCTCGACTCTCACTCGCGAAGTTCGGTAGATGAGGCCTTCATCCGACCTATCCGCCGTGAAGCCGTATCCAGGCTCGGGTCGGCTCGGACAGCCTCCATTCCCGATTCTGATCG CCAAGCATTTGCGCAAGCAGGCAAAGATATAGGCCCTATATTTCGAAATAAGGCTGGTGTTGACTTAGAGAAGATCAAGCAATCGAGGTATTTCCGGTCACTTTCCCAAGAGTCATGTGAAAGAACTGCGTATGGATTG AGAAAAGAATCTGCTAAGCAGGAAGGTGTGAAAGCCTCAAAAACTCTTGTTCAGTCAAAACTGACTTCCTTGTATGGAAATGGTTACAAAGAAACTAATCCAAATTTCATGAAAGATAAGCACTCTGAGGATTGTGTTgttattgaaaaaaattattcgAGTCACAACTTTCGGCAGAACCATTCTATGTCTCCCATCACTATAGCAGAGGATGGGGAAGGAGCTTATGGGGTTAATTTTAGGACCAAACGCTTACATCGGGAAAGTAGTAGTCCTAGAATTGAAAATGTAAAATCCCCGTCATGTGAAGAAGCTGATGTTGATGCTCCTGGTAAAGGATTTGTTACTGCTAGAGCAAAACTG GAAATGGAGGCTAGGCAAAACAGAGGCTTAAATGGATCCCCAAGTGCATCCATCTCACCCCAAACTGATGCTGGAACTCAGAGAGGCTATGGAGCCAGATCTTACAATTATACCAGACGTGGCGTCAGGGGTAATTTTGTTCCTCCCATCAGGTCAAATGGGAATAACACTGGCAATACGACTTCGCGAAATGCTGGGAAGAATGAAGATGCACTAGACGACTCAACGAAAAGATG TATGGAGTTGCTTTGTGGCCCTGATGGTCAGCTTCCTGAAAAGTTAAGAAATTTAGAACCTCGGCTTATTGAGCATGTCAGCAACGAGATCATGGATAGGGATCCTAATGTTCGCTGGGAAGACATTG CTGGTTTGGATCATGCAAAGAAATGTGTAACTGAGATGGTGATATGGCCTCTGCTGCGTCCTGATATATTTAAAGGTTGTCGTTCTCCAGGCCGTGGTCTTCTCCTTTTTGGACCTCCT GGAACTGGTAAAACTATGATAGGAAAAGCAATAGCTGGAGAAGCTAAAGCCACCTTTTTCTACATATCAGCCAGTTCATTGACTAGCAAATGG ATAGGCGAGGGTGAGAAACTTGTAAGAGCACTTTTTGGTGTTGCTAGCTGCCGCCAGCCTGCTGTGATATTTGTGGATGAAATTGACTCTCTTCTATCTCAG CGTAAATCAGAAGGCGAACACGAATCCAGTAGGCGATTGAAAACGCAGTTCCTCATTGAAATGGAAGGCTTTGACAGTGGCAGCGAACAAATTCTATTAATAG GCGCAACTAATAGACCTCAAGAACTCGATGAGGCTGCGAGACGGCGACTGACAAAGAGACTGTATATTCCACTCCCCACTACAG AAGCAAGATCCTGGATCATAAAGAACCTACTTGAGAAAGATGGACTGTTCAACCTTTCAAATGAAGACACTGATACTATCTGCAGATTAACTGAAG GCTACTCAGGATCCGATATGAAGAACCTGGTGAAAGATGCCTCCATGGGTCCGCTTAGAGAGGCTCTTAAACAGGGTATCGAAATCACGAAGCTGAAAAAAGAAGATATGAGGCCAGTAAATCTTCAG GACTTTGAGAAGGCGTTGCAAGAAGTGAGGCCATCAGTCTCACTCAATGAACTCGGAACTTATGTGAAGTGGAACGAGCAGTTTGGCAGCTTGTCGCTTTAG
- the LOC121756444 gene encoding protease HtpX-like isoform X2: MAAVSLSSLNFSVKLSPISFCYSAADRPLITFSAGFKLNQLKRERRSGNFFCRAASSVAIRDLDADDIRHPLDRQNTLILKAIPGLNEIGKALLGSVTEQVMLLENIGTSVLVSKNQLPELHELMIEAASMLNLEAPDLYLRQSPVPNAYTLAISGKKPFVVVHTSLVELLSRKELQAVLAHELGHLKCDHGVWLTFANILTVGAYSVPGLGGFIAQQLEEQLFRWLRAAELTCDRAALLVARDPKRWSYLS; encoded by the exons ATGGCTGCCgtttctctctcttccctcAACTTCTCGGTGAAGCTCTCCCCGATTAGCTTCTGCTATAGCGCCGCAGATAGGCCGCTAATCACCTTTTCCGCCGGATTTAAGCTGAATCAGCTGAAGCGTGAGCGGCGAAGTGGTAATTTCTTCTGTAGAGCTGCTTCGTCCGTTGCTATTCGCGACCTTGATGCGGATGATATCAGACATCCTCTCGATCGACAA AATACGCTGATTTTGAAAGCGATTCCGGGATTAAATGAAATCGGAAAAGCTTTATTAG GATCTGTCACTGAGCAAGTCATGCTTCTGGAGAATATAGGGACATCTGTTCTTGTTTCCAAGAATCAG CTTCCTGAACTACACGAGTTGATGATAGAAGCTGCCAGTATGCTCAACCTTGAGGCACCAGACCTTTATTTACGCCAAAGCCCTGTCCCTAATGCATACACTTTGGCTATCAGTGGGAAGAAACCTTTTGTTGTTGTTCATACAAGCTTAGTGGAACTTTTGTCGAGAAAGGAGTTGCAG GCTGTTCTGGCTCATGAGTTGGGTCATCTCAAGTGTGACCATGGTGTATGGCTTACATTTGCTAATATTCTTACTGTTGGAGCATATTCTGTACCTG GTCTGGGTGGTTTTATTGCTCAACAATTAGAAGAACAGCTTTTCCGTTGGCTTCGGGCAGCAGAACTTACTTGTGATAGGGCAGCTCTTCTGGTTGCTCGGGATCCAAAG AGGTGGTCATATCTGTCCTGA